The DNA region AATTCTGTCAGAATACAGTCGATGCATCGCACAGCCGGAGGCGTCCACAGCTTCCAGCTCCTGCCAGCTCTAATATCGCCCCCTGCCTTTTGATTACAGAACTACTACCTCACCCCTCCCATGCTCTCCCTCTTGTTTCCATAGTGACGTTTGCGTGGGCCAATCGCAGGACGACAGCATTGTGGGGATGAAGCAGTCCAAACAGATCCCACCACCTCTGCCCGTCAGCGGAAACCTGTCGTCGTCAAACCCAGACCTTCTGCAGTCTCACCACCGCATCCTCGACTTCAACAACCAGCCTGGTGTGTATTAAACATTTGACACCATCATTGGCAAAAAAGATATAAAAGATATGATTTTGTCCtctattaaaatattttttatggcTAATTTGTATTAGCAGCCATTGAAGTCCTCTCACACCATTCATAGGCTCTTGTTTTTAGAAATTTGACGGATTGATATTAAACTCGTGGCTTATTCCTCATCAAAGAGCTTATTCCTCATATCCTCAAATCCTCCTCTTATAAAAGTGAAGCCACACTATTGAACATACAAACAATAAAGCATAGCCTAAATCTGACCACTGTGTTACTTCAACACGTTTTTCTTCTATAGTAAACATCCAAACAATTCAAGAGATGTTAGAACAAATAATGTTTTAATTAGCCTACATTTCATTATCTTTAATACCATGCTCTGCTCTGCgttgaaacaaacaaagctgcCCCCGTGTTTACGTCACAGGAAGCAacagctggtgaggatgctgatTTTATGCCTGTGGCGTCTAGCTTTAGCCATTATATCAGGCTTCCAGCTATCAAGTACATATGTAAGCATTAGCTTACATTAGCTACATTTTCTAAGCCTGCTGGTGAGAGTCGTTATTTTAGCAGACAAAAAGCGCAGTCATCGGCTAGAAACGAGGagcctgcttttgtttattaCTGTAAAGAATACAAGACCAAATGTTTCAAAGCTTACTGCAAAATTTGGTGGTAAACGCCATATGTGCAGTGCAAGAATGGACAACTTGCCAGGCATAGCAAGAGTAACTGAGGAGGGCGGGGTTGAGCGAAAGTTCAATTCTGTCAATCCTAGTTGCAATGAGACCTAATACAACCTGCCTAAATCTCACAGTATATACTCTCACATCATCCAACTTTCCTATAAGTTTTATTTAACCTGTCGACTGTTAGTAGAACCAGTGGTAGAAATACGCTCTctatatttctgttttcattaactCCTGTCCATCGCATGTCGTTTGTGCTCTTCCAGTCCCAGTCATACTGAGTGAGTATCCTCTCTCCTCGTGTTCCTGCCTCTCTCAGCACAGTCAGGTTTTTGTCAGTGCTGTCATCTGTATGTCACAGACATTAATCAGCCGCTGTACTGCAGTTTGTACACGTAACATAAACTCGGTTAATCTGCATTCATGCTTGTGAGCGCTAACTGAGTAAAGCTAACAGCATTGCACTGACTGCTGACCTTTCTCAATCGTCTGTGGGCACATGGGTGTTGATTCTGTAATGGAGATTTTGGGTCATATGATCTGTGGGGTTGTGTTCCTGATCAAACTAATGAATGATCTATCACATCCCAAAGATGCTGGGTGTTTTTGCTGGGACTGATGGGAAGATGGACTTGAAAAATCTTGTGGCATAATGAGATTCAATCAACTCATACCTGTGAGTAAAAACAATGCAATAAGGAAGCATTTATTCTCATTATGGATTCTGCATCCCCAGATATGTCGGACCAGGTATTACGCGTCTTCAAGGCAGACCAGCAGTCTCGATACATCATGATTGGGAAGGACACGACAGCAAAGGAGGTGGTGGCCCAGGCCATCAGGGAGTTCGCCCTGACTGCGGCAGCAGAGGCCTATTCGCTGTGCGAAGTATCCGTCACGCCGGAGGGCGTCATCAAACAGAGGAGGCTACCAGACCAGCTGTCTAAACTCGCCGACAGGATTCAACTGAGCGGCAGGTAATGACGTCTGTAGGATTATTGCTTTCCTTTCTCCCCTTGTTCCCTTCCTTACATGAACGTAACATAATTGAGCTGTCATTTTAGCCAGTTCTCCTATGTAGCAGATTTTTAACCTCAAGAGACCgccctggttaaataaaggtcacATAACACTAAAGAAGTGCCGCCGTTAGCAGTTATTTTATTAACTTCTATTGATCATTCAGTCTATAACATgtccaataaaataaaatgtattcagtttattattttatgAAATAGAGAAAATAAGTAAATCCTCACATTAGAACAGTTGAAACCAGAGTGTTTACCATTGTTGCATGATTTGATTAATCTGTTGTTAAAATAGTTAATTTACAGTTTTTTCTACCTTCTCCTCTGACATCAGATACTACCTAAAGAGCAACATGGAGACAGAGACGTTATGTTCAGATGAGGACGCTCAGGACCTCCTGCGAGAAGGCCAGATCTCTCTGTTGCAGCTCAGCACGGTGGAGGTGGCCACGCAGCTCTCCATGCGGGCTTTTGAACTTTTCTGTGCCATCGAGCCCACCGAGTACATCGATGACCTGTTCAAGCTGCGCTCCAAGACGGGCTCGGTCAGCCTGAAGCGCTTCGAGGAGGCCATCAACCACGAGACCTTCTGGGTGGCCACGGAGGTGACGCGGGAGCCCAACCAGCTCAAACGCATGAAGACCGTCAAGCACTTCATCAAGATAGCCCTGCACTGCCGCGAGTGCAAGAACTTCAACTCCATGTTCGCCATCATCAGGTGAGACGGGGAGTAATGATGTCGTACTGTTGATGCTGAGTGGATATCTTGATTTTATTAACAAATTCTGTTGTGATTTTGGTCTTCACCTTTCCTGTTTAATCACATACTTGTTGTTATATATATCCACATGTAGTTTTGAGGTTTGACCGAATCCCTTAGGTGTTGTCACGTTTACAGAAATTGATTTTATCATTGTCGTTCATCATTGTTCAGCGGTCTGAACCTGGCTCCAGTCTCCAGACTGAGGGGGACGTGGGAGAAGCTACCTAGCAAGTACGAGAAGCTGTTCGGGGACCTGCAGGACCTCTTCGACCCATCGAGAAACATGGCCAAGTACAGGAATGTCCTCAACAATCAGAACCTCCAGCCACCAATCATCCCCCTGTTCCCCGTCATCAAGAAGGACCTCACCTTCCTACATGAAGGTAGGTGACATGAAAATATCAGAATAAGGGCCGATCTTAACGTGAAACACATTTGTAGTTGTGAAGGTAGGATGAGGTGTTAATAGCTGCGGTCCTCCTGATCAGTACTGTCTTCAGTATTCACCTTCTTTCTCCCCGTTTCTCAGGCAATGACTCTAAAGTGGATGGCCTGGTGAACTTTGAGAAGCTGAGGATGATTGCCAAAGAAATTCGCCATGTTGGTCGCATGGCCTCCGTCAACATGGACCCGGCCCTCATGTTCCGGACCAGGTAAGACACCTTTTCAAAAACCAGGCTTTAGCTTCTTAATGATCCTCCACCGTGTCTGTAGGACCAGTCAGCAGTCCACTGACTAACCCAGCTCTGCGGGGTTAGCCGGTTCACATAGATCCAGTAAAGATTTCTGCATCACGCTTTTCTTTCAAGCAGCTGTTCCCTCTGGCAACTGTTTCCTCTGGCAACTGTTTCCCTATACACATTGTTGGCACAAAATGTGCACCGTGCTCCCGTGAAAGTGTGTCTTTGTCTAATGATGTCACTTCCTAGCGGTGTTACCATTtgacttcctctcctctgacttTCACGTGGGTCTTTGGTGAAattgcttctctttggtgatCTTGGTGGTCTTTCCTGTCCTAAGctttgtctccttctctctttctctactCGTCCACCCTTTTCCCTCCATGCTTCTCTGTTCATGGCACCCACCCTCTAGGAAGAAGAAATGGAGAAGTTTAGGGTAAGTTTGGTGACCCTACAACCTTTTGCCCTGCCTGCACCACGGCCATGTTTTTGCGTGCTTCTTCTCCGAAACCTTGTTTCCATTAACCAGTTTGAGTTGAATCCGCCTACTAACGCTGCCTGACCCTGACTGAAGGCACTGAACCAAACGAAGGTCACTTATGCTAACATTAGAACATTTTGTATTCTGTACACTTAACATGAAAACGTAGCTGTTTTTAGATCATAAAGTGATTGGAAAATCAACTaatattaaacacacagaaaattgACATTATCGAATTTAGAGTCCAGTCTTCCATTAGCAGATGTGACCTTTTTTGACATGTTGTTTTCCATAACAATATGCATGCAGCTTCGGTTTCAGAATTTGCCCTGTCTTCGAGGTTTTATCTGTATATCAAACCTCCGAACAGCCAGAGATTGTGGATATAAGGTTTTTTAAAATCATGCTTTACATTCTTGTGGTCAAATGGGACATCACTGTGCATACAGCATTTACTGGGACATTTAATGGGAAACACATGGAAGCACGCCGCATgcactgaagaagaaaagcaaaacttTTCTGGTAATTATTGACTTCTGTGTCTCATAATTATGACTTAGCATCTTGTAATTATGAGAAAAGCAGCTTGCCAGATCTGTATCTGGTAACTGTGATCGTTTTCTCGTAATTATGAGATCTTAATCTCAGAAATATGAGGTGCTAAGTTTACGAGATACAACAGTGGTAATAACctgagagtgttttttttttcgtcaGAATGAAGTGTGCGTATGACACCACATACActcagtgtgtttcagaggcAGTTTTTTAAGCTGTCCATATTAGAAACACCTTGTGGAAATGAAAGCCGATAAACATCTTTCCGCTGATTAGAGCAAACGTGACTTCCTATGAGGAACACTTAAGGTTTTGTGTGCTATTTCATTGAGAACATGTGCAAGTAAAGCTtgtactactgctactactagcTCTGACTCAAGCCACAGAAATGTAAACTATGACCGTGCTACTCTAGTCGAATTCCCCCTTTCCACTCTCCTGTTGTTTGACAACAGCCATCATCCGTCACCCCCCTCTGCTGCCTGGAATGTCTGGAATGTTTTGAGTTAAGAGAACTGCCGaaagctgctctctgcatgTCCAAGTTTACATACCGTACTCCCTGTGTAGCCCAGTAGTATTACCTCTACAATTATACTTAAATATAGGttcatttccacacaaagcaaCATGTTAATaagtctctgctctgtttgtttttgtgcgtcTTTGTCTGTGTTCGTGCCTGCAAACCCTCCGTGTTTTTGTGCGTGTTGCTGTGTGGATGCGTCTGTGTGCGTTCAGGTCCTTAAGCCAGGGTAGTGCCAATGCGGCAGTGCTCGACGTCACCCAGACAGGCGGGCACAAGAAGCGGGTGCGACGCAGCTCCTTCCTGAACGCTAAAAAGCTTTACGAGGACGCCCAGATGGCCAGGAAGGTCAAACAGTACCTGTCCAACCTCAGCCTGGAAACGAACGAGGAGAGCCTGCAGACGCTTTCGCTGCAGTGTGAGCCCTCCATCAGTACATGTGAGTATGTGACACAGCACAGCGCACACATACATGAAGGATAGTCTGTGTGCAAGATAAACCCATACTGTCTTATCTCCTCGCACAGCTTTCCTTTGAAGAATATACTTGCAATTAAATGTTAAGTCTTTGATTTTGTTGAAATGCATGTTCCTCGAGATGCACGCATATTCCCAGGATTCATAGCAGGGACAAATAAGGTGGGGCCGCTGGAGTAACAAGACACTCAGTCTTTCTTAAGGACTCATTGGCAGGgaataaaaatgactgaatcacTGAGCCAGTTTCCCATTGTTAATGCCAACACCACTTGCTGCCACTGCattgacagacaggaggagtgTGCAAGTGGACAAAGAGACTCTGAGGCCAGCAAAGGCGCAGATTTGATCCCCGTAACAGCTCTGACGATCCATCACCAGTCGACATCTTTAACTAGACAGCAAATTCCTGTCTTTTACATACAAAAAGCCTTAAATCTTACACTTTCTCACCCTCCTCAGTGCCCAAGAATGCCAGTGGGAAACGACCGGACACCTCCCCAGTTGTGTCCAGAGCTGCCAGCCAGCAGAGGGGCCAGTTGGCCAAAGGAAACCAGGCCCTCCAGGTCCCCGCCGTGGCCCTTTACCCATCCCGAAAGAAAGTGCCAGTCAAGGATCTGCCGCCTTTCGGTAAGCTAAAGATGGAGCTCTTTGAATTTGTAATAATGAGATTTGGACATTTGAATGTAAACCTCCAACCTGAACTTTTAGTTATCTTattacatttgaaaagctgGGTTTCAGAACATGAACTAGAGGTTTTGgtgtgtataaatatatttaataaaGGACAAACCTTGTGAAAATGCTGTGTAGGGTCAGTTAAAGATAGGTTAAGGACATGTCACACCATATTTAAGATAAGTTCTCTGATTCAAAGCTGCTGTTACCTTAATAATAGTCCACACAGTTGTCCCTACAGATTAttcttttgttgattttattgTGTAACACTGCTGTTATAGACAGAGTGAAAATAAGCCTCTCCTGTTCACTTGTCCTTCTGCATGACCCActgtcttgttttctcctcctcatcctgttATTTGCAGACAATAGCAGACAGCCCTTCCCAGTTTCTTTATGACAGTGCTGCCACCTAGAGGCTGTCTGtcaacaagcaaacacaaaaaaaaacaaaaaacaaatcccAGACAATGCAGTGTAGCATCCCGGCGGCCTCAGGGAATGGCAGCATTCCTCACGCTAATTCTCCTCATCTTCCCACAAATGTCCACAGGCACCAGTTCCCCTCAGTCTCTGAAGAAGATCCTGTCTCTGTCAGAGGAGGGCAGCGAGAGGCACCGGAGGCAGCCAGAGGACACTGTGTCCAACGCCTCCTCCcagctctcctcccctcccaccTCCCCCCAGAGCTCACCCAAGAAGGGTAAGCCAATAATCCTCCCTCCTTGTCACACCATTCTCCAGGCTCCTTCCCTCTGTCATGATGTGTCACAgatgccccctggtggctgccagcatgcactgcattgtgtttcagctgtgttGTTAGGCGCCAGTATGTTTCCTCCACAATAGGCCTGACCTTATCTCATTTCAAACCTCGATTCCTCTCTGCCACTTTTGTTACCTTGGAGGCTCTTGCAGATAAACAAGTGAGAGATTATTGATAATGTCCTGTGGTCCTGACCATAGAAAAGCCACGCCAAGGCTCAATTCCCACCCAGCTTCAGTCAATAAagtgttgttgttatttatcCTTTGTTGCTTAGCAGTCACTGCTGTAATGCTTTTATCCTGCATTTCCCAGAAACCACTGGggtttaatgtatttttcataaACGTTTTTGGTCTATGCAGGGatccttttatttttgctgttcaGCCACCGTGGCTGTCACTGCTGcaactcttcttctctgtgttccTAACACGTTGTCATTGCAACTTCTAGAAAATGTTAAGCAGAGTTCGAGTTAACTTTATTGCAGTTTTGACAAATGTTAGAAACTTGTCTTCATGAGCTTGTGGTACGCGACAGGCAGGGCAACCTTAAACACAGCACGCCAGAATAAAACCATCATATGTGTAGAAACTACACCAAGTACCACAACTACAACACCTATAAACAGTAGACTTAAAAGGCCTGCAGTACACAGGTCAAATACCTAATTAAAAGTAATGAAATACATTAAATACCATGATGACAATACATAATTTTAACGTTGTTCTCTGCTACATGAACAGAAAACTCTGTTGTCTTTGTCGTTCTGGAGTTGCTGCTTCGATTAAATTGGAAGCTCATGGGTTGTGTGAGTCCATGCGTCTCCCCGTGTTTTCACCTACTAGTGGCTAAACTTCCTCTCCCTCGTATTTGTGCCACGTCTTTCTAGTGAAAGCTTCCTGAAATCTAAGCATTCTTTACTTCCTTCAGACTGGATCGAAGAGGCTACTGAGGTGATTTATGCTGATGGCGGCTGGCAAATGTGACCGCCAGGCTGTTAGCTCTgtagctgagctgcagcaagCGCCACAACGACGGTCGCATATATCTAGAAAATATGTACTTTCatgtgtcagcagtgttttctcttcacTTCTCCAGACTTTGTTGTGCTATTCCCAGTCCCCTCACGCTTATTATCTAAACTTTTCCGCACTCTTCAGCGCTGTGTTGAATCTCAGTGTAAACTGCTGTTTCAGTAAGAATCCAATGCGCTCATCCCCAAAGAGCCGGTTGGCTTAACTTGGAAATGGCACTCTGCAATTATCCCTGATGTGATGCCTCGTTTAAAAGGACAGACGGAGATAAGATGTGTGCGTGAGAGGTGATTTATGACGAGAGTTAAAAAGAAAGCTGACCCACCATCCCTTATTTTTATGTTTGGAACACGGCTGAGACCCACTCAGCTTGCAGGAGGCCACGTTAGGGCTTTATCAtccttttcttttcaggaaCAAGCTCCACAGGACTTGAAGGATTTGAATTTAATCTTAATCTCCCCGACTGAGATGCTCCTGCTCAGCTGAACATCTttaactcttcctcctctctttttctctcctccaggtTACAACAGGATGGGAGACGCCTACTCAGACTCCGGTCACAGCGAGATCTCCTCTCGCTCCAGCCTCGTCAGTAACTCCTCTTTCGACATGgcgcaggaggagaggagactcCGTCACTCTGGAGGAGTCGGGGAGTCGCACATCGGGGGGCCGCGGCTGGAACGAAGGGTCACCACGGACCCCGACCAGTACAGCCTCGGGTAGGAACACGCAGACCTTCAGTTCACTTTGAggtgatttgtttttctgaccTGCAGACTTGAGTAATTCTTCATATCTTGATCTCATCACAGGTCATATTCATCGATGCAGGACTGTCGGGGCATTTACACCGGCTGCCCCACAGTTCTGTCCTCACCCAGTTCTGAGGAGCTGACTCAGGATCAGGGCGATCGTGTCTCCCTCGATGCTGCAGACAGCGGCCGCGGCTCCTggacctcctgctcctctgggTCCCATGACAACATCCAGACCATGCAACAGGGGCGCAGCTGGGAGACTCTGGCCTTTGGTGGAAGTGGAGGTGGCATCGGAGGACTCCCCCCTGGCGGACCGGAAGCCTTATTAGGGGGGCCTGCAGCACTGTGGGCGGCCCAGGCCAGGGGGAGCTGGGCATCCgccagctcctcctcatcctcagctgcaTACTGGGGAGAGGACTCTGAGGGAGATACTGGCACCATTaagaggagaggggggaaggACGTCAACGCCGACCCAGAAACAAGTAGCATCACATCCACCGGGTCAGAGGAGGCCAAGCAGCTCAGCCGGCCCTCCCCATCACCCATCACCGCCGGGGGTAAAGGCTTGATTTGTGAGTGAATGCACTTCACGGCCCTGTTGCTTAAATTGCTGATTAGTCGACTTATTTAGTTGTGTAGGCAGAAAATTTTTATCACAAGCAGCAAAAACCCAAGTGTagaaacaacaggaagtcattACAAATGATACACAgtgtgttaattaatgagccGTAGAGGTGCAGATAGGTGCCTTCTCTtacctctggacagagccaggctagctgtttccccctgtttccagtctttatgctaagctaacatatCCGGCCTCTGGTCCCAGCTTCACACTAAACGTACACACATGAATATGAGACAAAGTATTTAATGCAGCAGAGTGTTTTGGTGCGTCCTGGTGGTTTATGCTGACCGTGTACTCGCAGCATTTCTCTCTTGCATTtaagctctcctctctctcccctcattcCTGTCATTGCTCTATAATCATGATCAAAAAAAACATGGCGTTCTAAAAAAAGCAAGGAATGGATGCCGTTTTAAAAGTTTTTCCACTagccctcatcatcctcatcttcatttCCTTTGTGTCCCTTCAGCGCGGAAAGAAAGCCGCTACCGCGAGCCTCCCCCGACTCCCCCCGGCTACACTGCTCTGACCATCTCCGACCTCGCCGAGGGGCAGCACCCGGCCCCGTCGGCTCCTACGTCCACTGTGACCCACACGGGCCGCCGGCCGCCGGACTACACCACGGCCTTGCAGCGCTCGCGCATGGTCACTCAGTCGCCTGACTCCCACCAGGCCCACCAGGGCGCCAAACAGCGGGCGGGCGGCCTCCACCGCACGCGCTCTCCAGCTGAGGAGCaagaggctgaggaggaagaggagggtgagtcCTTGTCTTCCAAACTAATCGCTCTGAGGAAGCCAAAGCCAGTGGCACAGCTTACACCTGAGACTCCCAGAccatgagagtgtgtgtacgGGGGTTAACAGGCAGGGCCCCTCTCCCCAAGGCAGGTAAAAACTAATTTATCAGgttgcccccccccctccactccAATGAACCTGCATGTGAACAGGAACACACACTTGGACTGAGACCATTCCTCCACACAGCTTCCCACTGCACCACCTGGACTGGTCCCACTCCAACTCCCAATTCTCTGCCGACGTTTGTCAAACACCGAATTTCAGCCATTTAGTATTTATGACGTGGGAATTGTTGATTTGGAGTGGGACCCTCACCTTTAACCCACAATATGTCATCATGCATGAGTCATTCTGGTCGGAGCGGAAACCCACCGCCTCTCTGCCACCACgcattctgctcctctctcaccGTCTCACGCTGAGCTGAACAGCATCCATCAGCAGGCGCGGCGCTCTTAGGGTCCTCTCGCCCATGCAGTCAAACTCAATGCCTGAAAACATGCACCTCCattctcctgcagcagcacgcACCTGACTCCTCCACAGCGACTCCACATGAGGTCTGTGTTACTGTCACAGCGCTTCTTACGCACACAGCTGCCCAGTgcttttcagtgtctttcaaaTTGGAATCAGTTGAaaaggattttgtttttttgacatcAGTAAACACGACTGTGAAAAGAGTTTTTTCATCTGTtgtcctgcagatgtttcataGAAAACCAGAGCAGCGCTGACGCTGGATATAAgcatgcagagaaagaaagagcgtTTCCAAAGCATTGAGTTTTTAGAGTATTTCTCTTCTAACAGgcagctgttgttttcttttcatttcagtaaaaGATGAAAATCAAAACCGACTTGAAATTTGCTTCAGAGCGATAAACCAACACAGGGAACATTTCGTGATGTTGCTTGTAAAAGGTTAAAGGGGAATTACTGCGGGAACACAGATTTGGAAATAAAACGGCAAAGTGTTGGTCTGTCAGCTGCTAATGTACATGAACCAGTACAGCCACAGAACATCTGTCAGTGTAAATCAGCTGCAGGCGTGAAGTTGATATTTCTCTAAAACACAAATTCGACTGCtaaacacactgagcagctACATGcatcacatccagcagacatccAGAGTTGAACTTTGCACAAAACAACACGTTCAAAGCAAGAACTGTGTCCCCATGTGTCAATAAACACCTCAAAAAAGAATCACAGGGACAAAATGTCCTGTGTCACGGTCAAGTTTCAAGTCGCTGCAGGTTGATTTTCACATGCTGACATGAAtggaagacaggaagtgaatcaGAAAAGAGACACATGCTGGCAGCGAGTTTGACGGTGAAGTGTTTGTGATTGGTGGTGAAGGCAGGTTCCGTTCTGaacgctgctgcagctgctggaacGATGCGTGGCTCGTCCACGGTGGTCGTAACCTCCCTGTCTTCTCTCTTCACAGAGGACGAACAGGTGTCAGCGGTCTGAGGGACAACAGCGGACGTCCTTTTGCAGTAACTTGAAGTCCCCCTGGTTTGGGATGAGCGGGATTaaagacagatagacagaccaATGGACTCATCATCAGTTACGTACGTGCCTGCCTCCTCCACCCGgctctccctcctgattggtggatcCCTCTGCTCGTCTCCCTCCCCTGCCTTAAAGCATCATAGGGGGTTGAATGACCCTGCATGCAAAAAATACTgtgaagaagagatggagagaaggtCAAAGACGATGACAAATCCCTGGCACTTTGGAGAAAGACTACAGAAACCTGACTGgtgccggggggggggggggttgaccTGGCCACATACACGCAAACCCACATAGATGTTGCTGTTAGAAACGGGAGCAGTCCCTCAAGACCGGCCCCCCCACCCAGTGACAGAACCCCGAACCCGCCTGTTAACACAACAGCATCATGACGTGTTGAGCTTCATCTGCACTTTCTCATTTTCTACTTtctaaaaaaacagaacaaacaaaaacaaagaaacggACTCGTTGAAGACAGAAACAACGGTTGACTCGACTCTTCGTTTTCAACCCAAACttggtttttgttcttttctttgacTGATTGCACTCTGGGGGCCGAAGAGACGCCGAGCAGCCCGTCTCTGCCTGGACTGAAACAACCCACCTGTTGCTGAGTGTTTGAACTCTAAATCCAGTATTATCTCATGTGAAAGCTTATCAAGTGTCGGTTCAAATCAAAGCTAGGAGGAGAGCCCAGTAAGGAGAACCGGCAtgtgcgcatacacacacacacacacacacacacacacacacacacacacacacacacacacacacacacacacacacacacacacacacacacacactcacacacacacacacacacacacacacagtacattttATGTACCAGgacatacacaaaaacacagttcatttctAAAAATAGCACTTTCAGCACAATCCTAGATGTTACCAGACATTTGGCCTGGATACCAGGGTATGAGTGAACCATATCTTAGCGTCATCCCACCTCGGAGCTCATCTGGTCACATCAGAGTCTTTCTGCCATCCCGTCGCTCGCTGTTGCATAGAGAGCAGAGTTTTTTGTAACTGGTCCGGAGGTGATATCAAAAAGCACAGAGCTGATTGGCGGCCCGCCAAAAACGTCGGAgcggctgcagcagaggagattgaATCTGGGAggttcacctttttttttttgcttccccCAAATTGAATGCTGACGTCAGGTGTGGACGCCGGCAGGAACTGTTACAATCAGACGGGAATCTCCGAATCAAAGTAGAAACTGTGAGCAGGTGGTGACCATCAGCATATTTAAGAAGCCGCCAGCATGTAAATTGTGAGCGCACCCCTAACTGCCTCCCTTCACAGGTGATCTTGTACAGAGTCTTATGATACctcccttcaaaataaaagcatccaCAAATTCATATTCGGCCCTTTTCCAACCTGAACATCCGCCACATTTTGTGAATGTCCAAAGCGCCTTACGATGCCATGATTGCATACATTTTCTTTGCATGCTCGTTCCCGTCACAAATCACCTTGTTTCAAGACGCTCTTGAATCAAGCAATAGTGGAGTGAAATGCCTTATTCAAGATACTTGCCCCAGACTTTTTTAACCTGTTAAGACTCAGTACAAGACGAAGCCGCgcatcttctctctgtctggttCTGGCGTGGCTTCGGCAGCATCGTCGGGCCGACGCCGcacccctccctctgctcctagATTCAtcctcagacgctcctctcacctgttactgACATCGGCTCAGTGGATGCTGTATGTATATCGCGAACGCCTGCGTCCAGTTTTCCACCATATCTCGCCATCGATGGAAGAGACTGAATGATCTTTCGTTTTTCTTTGACTCCGGTGGGGAAGTTGACGTATGAAGAAAATTTTTTTCAAGGCTGCCAATCAGAACGATTAGAAACCCAATTGTGAAAAGTGACTTTTTGCTTTCTTCTATCACTGAGTCGCACTGATCACATTGATCAGTCTTGGAAACTACAGACTGAGAAAAAGCTGAATGAGTGCAGTGTTTTCCACTGTGTTCTGTGACTACACACTAATAATT from Chaetodon trifascialis isolate fChaTrf1 chromosome 5, fChaTrf1.hap1, whole genome shotgun sequence includes:
- the rapgef2b gene encoding rap guanine nucleotide exchange factor 2 isoform X6, with translation MASYVDNSFRQAVMMNPAERTQQDLEIVYSYLHGMEALSNLREHQLRIMCETVRYERHEANEVLYYPDDIGSCWYILLSGSVFIKESMFLPRSSFGKRSAGSLRRGCECIVLEPSEMIVVDYMDENEEYFQRQASHRQSRRRFRKINQKGERQTIIDTVDPYPTGKPPIARGYHTATENEPGDMDLSGLPETAVDSEEDDDEEDIERASDPLMSRDIVRDCLEKDPMDRTDDDIEQLLEFMHQLPAFANMTMSVRRELCAVMVFAVVERAGTIVLNDGEELDSWSVILNGSVEVTYPDSRTEILCMGNSFGVSPTMEKEYMKGVMKTKVDDCQFVCIAQQDYCCILNQVEKNMQKVEEEGEIVMVKEHRELDRTGTRKGHIVIKGTPERLTMHLVEEHSVVDPTYIEDFLLTYRTFLSSPMVVGKKLLEWFHDPSLRDKVTRVVLLWVNNHFNDFEGDPAMTHFLEEFENNLEKEKMCGHLRLLNIACAAKAKPRLVTLTKPSRDSPLAFSLLGGQEKGFRIFIDAVEPGSKAAEVGLKRGDQILEVNGQNFENVQLSKANEILKNNTHLSITVKTNLLVFKELLTRPEHDHDLDGEEEHDRKNGAPHLPKIGDIKKASRYSIPDLAVDVEQVMGLEKVSKKAKTNTVGGRNKLKKIFDKTLTSILPPKPYNDVCVGQSQDDSIVGMKQSKQIPPPLPVSGNLSSSNPDLLQSHHRILDFNNQPDMSDQVLRVFKADQQSRYIMIGKDTTAKEVVAQAIREFALTAAAEAYSLCEVSVTPEGVIKQRRLPDQLSKLADRIQLSGRYYLKSNMETETLCSDEDAQDLLREGQISLLQLSTVEVATQLSMRAFELFCAIEPTEYIDDLFKLRSKTGSVSLKRFEEAINHETFWVATEVTREPNQLKRMKTVKHFIKIALHCRECKNFNSMFAIISGLNLAPVSRLRGTWEKLPSKYEKLFGDLQDLFDPSRNMAKYRNVLNNQNLQPPIIPLFPVIKKDLTFLHEGNDSKVDGLVNFEKLRMIAKEIRHVGRMASVNMDPALMFRTRKKKWRSLGSLSQGSANAAVLDVTQTGGHKKRVRRSSFLNAKKLYEDAQMARKVKQYLSNLSLETNEESLQTLSLQCEPSISTLPKNASGKRPDTSPVVSRAASQQRGQLAKGNQALQVPAVALYPSRKKVPVKDLPPFGTSSPQSLKKILSLSEEGSERHRRQPEDTVSNASSQLSSPPTSPQSSPKKGYNRMGDAYSDSGHSEISSRSSLVSNSSFDMAQEERRLRHSGGVGESHIGGPRLERRVTTDPDQYSLGSYSSMQDCRGIYTGCPTVLSSPSSEELTQDQGDRVSLDAADSGRGSWTSCSSGSHDNIQTMQQGRSWETLAFGGSGGGIGGLPPGGPEALLGGPAALWAAQARGSWASASSSSSSAAYWGEDSEGDTGTIKRRGGKDVNADPETSSITSTGSEEAKQLSRPSPSPITAGGKGLISRKESRYREPPPTPPGYTALTISDLAEGQHPAPSAPTSTVTHTGRRPPDYTTALQRSRMVTQSPDSHQAHQGAKQRAGGLHRTRSPAEEQEAEEEEEGESLSSKLIALRKPKPVAQLTPETPRP